A section of the Roseivirga sp. BDSF3-8 genome encodes:
- a CDS encoding cold shock domain-containing protein produces MADTWSKKEKQKKKAKKKEEKAAKKAERRENAADGNNLDEMMAYVDEFGNISDTPPDPTFKKKVKKEDIQVSVPKQEDIEPLDTVRRGKVTFFNESKGYGFIRDMETQESIFVHISDLEDQVMENDRVNFEVEMTHKGPNARKVTLEKK; encoded by the coding sequence ATGGCAGATACCTGGAGTAAAAAAGAGAAGCAGAAAAAGAAAGCAAAGAAGAAGGAAGAAAAAGCCGCCAAAAAGGCTGAGCGGAGAGAAAATGCCGCTGACGGAAATAACCTGGATGAGATGATGGCCTACGTTGATGAGTTTGGCAATATCTCAGATACACCACCGGACCCTACCTTTAAGAAGAAGGTGAAGAAAGAAGATATCCAGGTAAGTGTACCTAAGCAGGAAGATATCGAACCTCTTGATACAGTACGTAGAGGTAAGGTTACTTTCTTCAACGAATCTAAAGGCTATGGCTTTATTCGTGACATGGAAACTCAGGAGAGTATCTTTGTGCACATTAGTGACCTGGAAGACCAGGTAATGGAAAATGACCGTGTAAACTTTGAGGTAGAAATGACCCACAAAGGCCCCAACGCACGGAAGGTAACGCTGGAAAAGAAGTAA
- a CDS encoding helix-turn-helix transcriptional regulator: MKAVHYPILFKYARQSMGLNQREMAERLRVHQSTISKIESGRHCPHRGTMMGLARLTGLSMHLLTQRAAHHTRQQESNTTTPANRPAIRFKPADLQVARFRQSELRNKLKTNLYLKEKALQRLQAQRYMHDLAETNALQILSEAQEITSHLQQNNAPPALLATARKTQHEAASHLALLRKKAIRIPPAYKLLLMEAEVRQLKARIEVLRLDNGEVIPVVNR; encoded by the coding sequence ATGAAAGCAGTACACTACCCCATCCTTTTCAAATACGCCCGACAGAGCATGGGCCTGAACCAGAGGGAGATGGCCGAGCGCCTTCGCGTACACCAAAGCACCATAAGTAAGATAGAAAGCGGCAGGCATTGCCCCCACAGAGGTACCATGATGGGCCTTGCGCGCCTGACCGGCCTCTCCATGCACCTGCTCACCCAAAGGGCAGCACACCATACCCGGCAGCAGGAATCAAACACAACCACCCCGGCCAACCGCCCCGCCATCAGGTTTAAACCCGCAGACCTGCAGGTCGCCCGGTTTCGCCAAAGCGAGCTGCGTAACAAGCTGAAGACCAACCTCTACCTGAAAGAAAAAGCCCTGCAAAGGCTACAGGCCCAGCGCTATATGCATGATCTGGCAGAGACTAATGCCCTGCAAATACTCAGTGAAGCACAGGAGATTACCAGTCACCTCCAACAGAATAATGCTCCCCCCGCCCTGCTGGCTACAGCCCGTAAAACACAACACGAGGCCGCCAGCCACCTGGCCCTTCTTCGAAAAAAAGCCATCCGAATACCCCCAGCCTACAAACTACTGCTTATGGAGGCAGAAGTGAGGCAGCTAAAAGCGAGAATAGAGGTACTTAGATTGGATAATGGGGAAGTAATACCGGTTGTCAACCGTTAA
- a CDS encoding T9SS type A sorting domain-containing protein, with the protein MKSLYQLTRLFMVGLLLLTSYVSHAQTVTRSGSGFVLNGGSYQFIGTNMRELAYQSNSAITTYLTDAHNAGNKVIRIYISRNDTDKFGAASKLGNLLNLASQVSTDLRFIVVFTDFYQSSNHYVPGDQNYFISGLLKNASWYDYAYQYNYLPYVQHVVQQYSTDSRIFAWELGNEIASENTNKAYMLNFAYNVGSWIQSNSSQMVTTGFINTSHATWNGSFNSTTAYEVYVSYNGQSSPFDFATLHYYDEDFGNGAHDNELNYLRYNVGKPFIIEEVGFTGGLKDQNATDCYGMPIFRGKYWSYGGVTLQDGKSNRGPAMQSAIDKFFSFGADGALSWSYAPYTYAVPYGDACRGVDRENHNDTDFYAIKNYLSGKAAGLPNGGSGSLTNVATSASLWSQTSQYSSTYSGWKAFDGLTNTKWTTDGSYPTSSSIVLNLGRSYNIKKFTMKHASTGGEWTSMNTERYSLRFWNGSAWQDAVYNYYNSGQQGTTSHNVNINAQYVQFLVHDPNFVGDNYVRLPEFEVYAPSGSREEIITTTAPPRELTGTSLVGAYPNPVDQGKVTFTMLAAEDGKAVLNLTDMQGRTVRSFSTQVTKGVNDVSMDISDLETGMYIYHIEGEDKSQSKKLIVR; encoded by the coding sequence ATGAAAAGTTTATACCAGCTAACCCGGCTATTTATGGTTGGTTTGTTGTTACTAACCAGCTATGTTTCACACGCTCAAACCGTGACCCGCAGTGGGAGTGGATTTGTTCTAAACGGAGGCTCATATCAGTTTATTGGTACTAACATGCGTGAGCTTGCCTACCAAAGTAATAGTGCCATTACCACCTACCTTACCGATGCACATAATGCCGGTAATAAGGTCATCAGGATTTACATCTCGCGAAATGATACCGATAAGTTTGGTGCTGCCTCCAAGCTTGGTAACCTTCTCAATCTTGCCAGTCAGGTGAGTACTGATCTGAGGTTTATCGTAGTGTTTACCGACTTTTACCAGTCCAGTAATCACTATGTTCCTGGTGATCAGAACTATTTCATTAGTGGTCTTCTTAAAAATGCCTCATGGTATGATTACGCCTATCAGTACAATTACCTGCCCTACGTACAGCATGTAGTGCAGCAGTACAGCACCGATAGCCGTATCTTTGCCTGGGAGCTTGGTAACGAGATTGCCAGTGAAAACACCAATAAAGCGTATATGCTTAATTTTGCCTATAATGTAGGTAGCTGGATCCAGAGCAACTCATCACAGATGGTGACCACAGGCTTCATTAATACCAGCCATGCCACCTGGAACGGATCATTCAACAGCACCACTGCTTACGAAGTCTATGTTTCTTATAATGGGCAGAGCAGCCCCTTCGACTTCGCCACCCTTCATTACTATGATGAAGACTTTGGTAATGGCGCACATGATAATGAGCTGAACTACCTCCGCTATAATGTAGGCAAGCCCTTTATTATAGAAGAAGTGGGCTTTACGGGTGGTCTTAAAGACCAGAATGCGACCGATTGCTATGGTATGCCCATATTCAGAGGCAAATACTGGTCTTACGGAGGCGTTACCCTTCAGGACGGTAAATCCAACCGTGGCCCTGCCATGCAGTCAGCCATAGATAAGTTCTTTAGCTTTGGAGCTGATGGTGCACTGTCATGGTCTTATGCTCCCTATACCTACGCTGTACCTTACGGTGATGCATGCCGTGGTGTAGACCGTGAGAACCATAATGATACCGACTTCTACGCCATCAAAAACTATCTGTCAGGCAAGGCGGCTGGCCTTCCTAATGGAGGTTCAGGCTCCCTTACCAATGTGGCTACCAGTGCCTCATTATGGTCTCAGACCAGCCAGTACAGCAGCACCTACAGCGGATGGAAGGCATTCGACGGGCTTACCAACACTAAGTGGACCACAGACGGCTCATACCCTACCAGTAGCTCAATAGTGCTTAACCTGGGCCGCAGCTATAACATCAAAAAGTTCACTATGAAGCACGCCTCTACCGGTGGCGAGTGGACCTCTATGAACACCGAGCGCTATTCGCTGCGCTTCTGGAATGGAAGTGCCTGGCAGGATGCCGTATATAACTACTACAACAGCGGCCAGCAGGGTACCACTTCTCACAATGTGAATATCAATGCGCAGTATGTACAGTTCCTGGTGCATGACCCGAACTTTGTGGGAGATAACTATGTGCGCCTGCCCGAATTTGAAGTATATGCCCCCAGCGGTAGCCGTGAAGAGATTATCACCACCACGGCCCCTCCCAGGGAGCTTACAGGTACCAGCCTTGTAGGTGCCTATCCTAACCCTGTGGATCAGGGCAAGGTTACCTTCACCATGCTGGCTGCAGAAGACGGTAAGGCCGTGCTTAACCTGACCGATATGCAGGGACGTACCGTCAGAAGCTTCAGCACACAAGTGACCAAAGGGGTGAATGACGTGTCTATGGACATTTCAGACCTGGAGACCGGTATGTACATTTACCATATTGAAGGTGAAGACAAGTCCCAGTCTAAAAAGCTGATTGTACGCTAA
- a CDS encoding sterol desaturase family protein: MLTQLTQDIIYQYNWYQVWGLTIAWFLFLYFPLGYFFLRTCRRLHRKGVLTKISNRPPFPGQITYELKHSFLSIVIFGITALPLVWLLRHGAIQVLPDSPANVLYSVVVLTLWNEVHFFMIHRLMHTGWFMRHIHHVHHRSHTPTPWSVFSFHPLEAFLLSTLPLTIAPWLPLAPLGILLFPLVSIILNFAGHSNYCFGNGKTGAWLGFSSRHAGHHTGTSRSYGFALLLPDLIWNKLFNHKNH; the protein is encoded by the coding sequence ATGCTCACACAGCTTACGCAGGATATAATATATCAGTATAACTGGTACCAGGTATGGGGCCTGACTATTGCCTGGTTTTTGTTCCTGTACTTTCCTTTAGGGTACTTTTTCCTTCGTACATGCCGGCGCCTGCACAGGAAAGGGGTGCTGACTAAAATCAGCAATCGCCCACCTTTTCCCGGTCAGATAACATATGAATTAAAGCACAGCTTTTTATCTATCGTTATTTTCGGGATCACAGCCCTGCCGCTGGTGTGGCTCCTGCGCCACGGAGCTATTCAGGTACTCCCTGATAGTCCTGCCAATGTGCTATATAGTGTGGTGGTACTTACGCTATGGAATGAGGTGCACTTTTTTATGATACACCGGCTGATGCACACGGGATGGTTTATGCGGCATATTCATCATGTGCATCACAGGAGCCATACTCCCACGCCGTGGAGTGTTTTCAGTTTTCATCCGCTGGAGGCTTTCCTGTTAAGCACGCTCCCGCTTACTATTGCGCCCTGGCTTCCGCTGGCTCCACTGGGCATACTGCTGTTTCCGCTGGTGAGCATAATACTGAATTTTGCCGGCCACTCGAACTACTGCTTTGGAAATGGAAAGACAGGCGCATGGCTGGGGTTTTCCTCCCGGCACGCGGGTCATCATACGGGTACAAGCCGGTCGTATGGCTTTGCCTTGCTTCTGCCTGACCTGATATGGAATAAACTATTTAACCATAAGAACCACTAA
- a CDS encoding GyrI-like domain-containing protein — MPEIHVARSVLINAPAEKVYPAVADLTHMQAWSPWLIMEPEARVEVKRDGLFYEWEGKRVGSGNMEVTDSRENKWVNYDLTFLKPWKSTAKVRFELKEKGENSTEATWYMDSSLPFFMFWMKKQMEAYIGMDYTRGLNMLKEYVEDGEVHSKLLFGDRTVYPGCEYVGIHRECPLDKMGTSMEEDFTKLGEYLKDRPEMAAGNSFSIYHNFDMVNEKAAYTAAIPVAHIPSDLPDGMTSGSVPETEIMTVTHVGPYQHLGNAWSTLYSMERNKEFKQNKKTDPFEVYRNTPGEAADEELITEVNFPVK; from the coding sequence ATGCCTGAAATACATGTAGCGCGGTCGGTTCTTATCAATGCTCCGGCTGAAAAGGTATACCCAGCGGTAGCAGACTTAACTCATATGCAGGCGTGGTCTCCCTGGCTTATTATGGAGCCTGAGGCGCGGGTAGAGGTGAAACGCGATGGGCTATTTTATGAATGGGAAGGCAAGCGTGTAGGCAGCGGCAACATGGAAGTGACGGATAGCCGTGAAAATAAGTGGGTGAATTATGATCTGACCTTTCTTAAGCCCTGGAAATCGACGGCTAAGGTACGCTTTGAGCTAAAAGAAAAAGGGGAAAACAGCACGGAAGCGACCTGGTATATGGATAGCAGCCTGCCGTTCTTCATGTTCTGGATGAAAAAACAGATGGAGGCTTATATAGGGATGGATTATACGCGGGGCCTGAATATGCTGAAGGAATATGTAGAGGATGGGGAGGTACACTCAAAATTACTCTTTGGGGACCGTACGGTGTACCCGGGCTGTGAGTATGTAGGCATACACCGGGAGTGCCCGCTGGATAAAATGGGGACCAGTATGGAGGAGGATTTCACTAAACTGGGAGAGTATCTGAAAGACCGGCCTGAAATGGCAGCAGGCAATAGCTTTAGCATTTACCATAATTTTGATATGGTTAATGAAAAAGCGGCTTATACAGCGGCTATTCCTGTGGCTCATATACCTTCTGACTTACCGGATGGTATGACAAGCGGCAGTGTGCCTGAAACAGAGATCATGACGGTTACGCATGTAGGGCCTTACCAGCATCTGGGAAATGCGTGGAGCACGCTGTACTCAATGGAGCGCAACAAGGAATTTAAGCAAAATAAAAAGACGGACCCTTTTGAGGTATATCGTAATACGCCGGGTGAGGCAGCTGATGAGGAGCTTATCACGGAAGTGAATTTTCCTGTGAAGTAA
- a CDS encoding 3-oxoacyl-[acyl-carrier-protein] synthase III C-terminal domain-containing protein, protein MKNAAYITAIGAYLPNGPIGNEEMEDYLGLIAGKKSRVKDKILKQNGIRTRHYALNKTQESTHTNAEMAALACREAMDKAGVRPAEVDLLATGTTQGDLPVPGFASMVHAELPLNSCEVASFQSVCASGMMALKHACLQVKGGEKHTALSVGSEFASRLFKHSRFEAQGLTSVPFDTEFLRWMLSDGAGAFVIQDRPARQGLSLRVDWIDLASHAHAYPACMYTGMRDNRNGSATWLDYPDYESASQQGALNLKQDIRLLDKVVQQGVSHYFNLMEKGMIVADEVDWLCCHYSSEFFKKPIQDLMSKGGGAIPEHKWFSNLQTKGNTGAASIYIMLEELLYSGKLKEGDRILCMVPESGRFITSFMQLRVMGTDRKRKAYAPRPVESPELVLKPSEINEKLVRDLARVWIDFETNLLQVPVIRMMHEGNMTPEWYKLLLHDLRQQVIDGSQWISRAASHIDIDLFDLRSAFIRHTATEHKDYQLLEKNFMALGQEADAIRTGRKNIGSEALSAYMFQRASRPNPVDLLGAMFIIEGIGKRLAGNWGRMMQEQLELTDEQVSFFTYHGVADENHFHHLEQAINTLWEMPGMNEERAQALAGEIVKTARTVARLYRMQLEELGNY, encoded by the coding sequence ATGAAAAACGCCGCCTACATAACGGCCATAGGGGCTTACCTGCCCAATGGCCCGATCGGCAACGAGGAAATGGAGGATTACCTGGGGCTGATCGCCGGAAAGAAAAGCCGTGTAAAGGACAAAATACTTAAGCAGAACGGCATACGCACCCGGCACTATGCTTTGAATAAAACCCAGGAGAGCACGCATACTAATGCGGAAATGGCTGCCCTGGCTTGCCGGGAGGCAATGGATAAGGCAGGCGTAAGGCCTGCAGAAGTGGACTTACTGGCTACGGGCACCACACAGGGTGACTTGCCGGTGCCGGGCTTTGCGAGTATGGTACACGCGGAGCTGCCTCTGAATTCATGCGAGGTGGCGAGCTTTCAGAGTGTGTGTGCGAGTGGGATGATGGCTCTTAAGCATGCTTGCCTGCAGGTAAAAGGGGGCGAGAAACACACGGCGCTGAGCGTAGGAAGTGAGTTTGCGAGCCGCTTGTTTAAGCACTCACGTTTTGAGGCACAGGGCCTGACGTCGGTGCCTTTTGATACGGAGTTTCTGCGGTGGATGCTGTCTGACGGGGCGGGGGCGTTTGTGATACAGGACAGGCCTGCCAGGCAGGGGCTTTCGCTGCGGGTGGACTGGATAGACCTGGCTTCGCACGCTCATGCGTACCCGGCCTGTATGTACACGGGTATGAGGGATAACCGAAACGGCAGCGCGACGTGGCTGGACTATCCCGATTACGAATCGGCTTCGCAGCAGGGGGCACTGAACCTGAAGCAGGATATCCGGCTGCTGGACAAGGTGGTGCAGCAGGGCGTGAGCCATTATTTCAATCTGATGGAAAAGGGCATGATCGTAGCGGATGAGGTGGACTGGCTGTGCTGTCACTACTCATCGGAGTTTTTTAAAAAACCGATCCAGGACCTGATGAGTAAAGGCGGCGGGGCAATCCCTGAACACAAATGGTTCAGCAACCTGCAGACGAAGGGCAATACGGGGGCGGCTTCGATATACATTATGCTGGAGGAACTGCTGTATTCAGGTAAGCTGAAGGAGGGGGACAGGATACTTTGTATGGTACCGGAGAGTGGCCGGTTTATCACCTCTTTTATGCAGCTACGTGTGATGGGTACTGACAGAAAGAGAAAGGCATACGCGCCAAGGCCTGTGGAAAGTCCTGAACTGGTACTGAAGCCGTCTGAGATAAATGAAAAGCTGGTGCGGGATCTGGCAAGGGTGTGGATAGACTTTGAAACGAACCTGCTGCAGGTGCCGGTGATCCGGATGATGCATGAGGGTAATATGACGCCGGAGTGGTATAAGCTACTGCTGCATGATCTGCGGCAGCAGGTGATCGATGGCTCCCAGTGGATAAGCCGGGCGGCGTCACATATCGATATCGACCTTTTTGACCTGAGGTCGGCGTTTATCCGTCATACGGCTACGGAGCATAAGGATTACCAACTGCTGGAAAAGAACTTTATGGCGCTGGGCCAGGAGGCTGATGCTATCCGGACGGGCAGGAAAAATATTGGCAGTGAGGCGCTTTCTGCTTATATGTTTCAGCGGGCAAGCCGGCCTAATCCTGTAGACCTGCTGGGTGCTATGTTCATTATAGAGGGAATAGGTAAGCGGCTGGCGGGAAACTGGGGCCGCATGATGCAGGAGCAACTGGAGCTGACTGATGAACAGGTGTCTTTCTTTACGTATCACGGGGTGGCGGATGAGAACCACTTTCACCATCTGGAACAGGCGATAAATACGCTGTGGGAGATGCCGGGTATGAATGAGGAACGTGCTCAGGCGCTGGCGGGAGAGATAGTAAAAACGGCCCGCACGGTGGCACGCCTGTACCGGATGCAATTAGAGGAACTAGGAAATTACTGA